In the genome of Planctomyces sp. SH-PL62, the window CCGCGTCGCACGGCCAGGACGGGCGCGACTTCATCGGTTCGGGGCCGAACTCGACAGGCCCCGACGGCTTCCAGGACGTCCACATCGTGCTGGCCGGACTCCCGGCCGGGAAGACGATCGCCAGGGTCGTCGTCACCGGCTCCGGCGGGGGCGAATGGCGATACCAGGGCGCACCGGGAACCGATCGGGCGGTCCTGGTTCGCAACGGCGTGAAGGCCGACCTATATATTCAACCGTATCAAGACGAATCCGGCCGGTCGCTCGTCGTTGACATCTACTATACGGACGGCACTTCCTCCCGGGCGATGATGAACAGCCTGTACGCCTCGGCCAAGCTGCCCATGCCGGTGAACGTCTCGAACAAGGCCGCGACGGCCGCGATCACCGCGAGGGGCGACAACGCGACGGCGGGGGAGTCTCGAATGCACGCCTTCGACGGCGACCCCCGCACGAAATGGCTGGACTTCTCCCGCACGAGCTGGATTCAATACGAATTCGCCGGGGGCGTCACCCAGGTCGTCACCCAATACACGATCACCAGCGCCAACGACACCGCGACCTTCCCAGGCCGCGCCCCCAAAAGCTGGGTCCTCAAGGGCTCCAACGACGGCGTCACCTGGACGACCCTCGACGTCCGCAATGATGAGGCGATCATCACGAACCTCACCAGCCGGACCTATACGATCGCCAATTCAACGGCGTTCCACTTCTACCGGCTCGACGCCATCGTCAGCAACGGCGACCCGATCATCCAGATCGGCGAGATCACTCTCCAGACCCATCGGGTCGTCGCCGTCGCCTCGGGAGGGTCGACGTCCTCGTCCCCGCCCCCCTCCACGGCTCCGTTCGGGTCGGACGCCTACTTCACCGGCGGGATGACGTCGAGCACGACGCACGCGATCGACGTGAGCGGCGTCGCTTCTCCCGCGTCGCAATCGGTATACCAGGCCGAGCGATACGGGAATTTCACGTATACGATCCCGGGATTGACGCCCGGCGGGATCTATACGGTACGCCTGCATTTCGCGGAGATCTACTGGTCGGAGATCGGCCGGCGGACGTTCGACGTTTTCCTCAACGGGACGAAGGTCCTGGAGCGGTTCGACATCCTGGCCGCGGCCGGGGCCGGGAACCGGGCGATCGTCCGCGAGTTTACGGCGACGGCAGACGCCGCGGGGAGCATCGTCGTGGCCTTCAACGGCGACGGCCAGCCCGATTACGCCAAGGTCTCCGGCATCGAGATCGTCGCGCCCGCCTTCGACCTGGCCCGGGGCAAGACCGCGACCTCTTCCAGCGACGAGAGCCCCGGCCACGCGGCGGCGGCGGCCCTCGACGGCTCAGCCGCGTCGCGATGGTCGAGCGGCCAGTGGATGCGCCCCTCCTCCGTCGCCTGGTTCGTGATCGACCTGGGCGCGATCCGCGACTTCGACCGCGTCCGGCTGACCTGGGAGGCCGCGTTCGCCGTCGATTACGAGATCCAGACGAGCGACGACGGCGACTCCTGGACGACCGTCCGCTCGGTCGTCGGCGCGACCTCCGGTGGCGTCGTCGAGCAGACGAATCTCAAGGCGCGCGGACGTTATGTCCGCATTTACATGACTCGCTATAACGCGACCAAAAACTACTCCTTGTACGGCGTGAACGTTTTCGGCTCATGAAGCGGCCGGGCGTCGCGGCGCGGGTTGTCTGATCGGCCGGATTTCGTTAGATTGGAGAAAATCGACGGGTGCCCGCCCCGGCTTCGCGCCGCGGGGGGGAGAATAGGGAAGCCGGTGGGAATCCGGCGCGGGGCCGCCGCTGTAATCGGCCAGGCTTCGGACGCTGCGACCACTGCCGAAAGGCGGGAAGGTCGTCCGAGAGCCGCTACGAGCCGAGAGCCAGAAGACCTGCCCGTCGAATCGATGTCGAGACGCCCCGGCCGCGAGCGTCCGCGCGAGCCCCGACGGCAGGCCCACGCCCGCCTCGATCGAGCCCGCCGGATGCGGCCCCCGCGCCGACCCACCCAGCCCGACCCGGCTCGATCGAATCGAAAGGCCCTCCCCGATGCCTCCCTTCCCCGCCCCGCGCCCCTTGCGCCGGGGGTTCACGCTGATCGAACTCCTGGTGGTCATCGCGATCATCGCCGTCCTGATCGCCTTGCTGCTCCCCGCCGTGCAATCCGCCCGCGAGGCCGCCCGGCGCATCCAGTGTCGCAACAACCTCAAGCAATTGGGGCTTGCGATGCATCAATATCTCAGCGTTTACAACGTGCTCCCCAAGGGAGGCCCCGGGGGCATCGTCTCCCCCAGCGTCCTCGCCTCGCCCGCCGGCCACGAGCTTCGCGTGCTGAGCTGGGGATCGGCCATGCTCCCGTACATGGACCAGGCCCCGATCTACAACGCCATCAACCAGACCCGGTGGTACGTGCAGGACGAGAACCTGACGGCCAGCCAGGCCCGGCTGTCGACCTTCCTTTGCCCGTCGAACCCGGCTGGAGACGTGGGCAAGCCCAACGGCGACGACCCGACCTCGCCGGTGATGGGCCGCAACGATTACGGCGGCAACTGGGGCGAGCGCGCCTTGCGCTGCTATCCCGCGTCCAATTGCCAGAATAATTATGGGACGTCCGCCGGCGAGGGTCGGGGAGTCATCATGCATCGCGACGAGCCCAACATCACCCTGATGGATATCCCCGACGGCACGACCTATACGGCCGTCCTGGGCGAGGCCCCCAACGCCTTGCACGGCCTCTGGATGGGCCACAAAAACTTCTTCGACCAGAGCGCGCCGCTCAACGCCCGCTACAGCTCGTCCCCAACCGGCACCTTCGCATCGTGCCAGGTCATGAACACCGACAAGCGAAAGGGCCAGCTCGGCTGCGACTTCGGTCAGGAGTTCCATTCGTACCACGTCGGCGGGGCGAACTTCCTGATGGTCGACGGCTCGGTCCGGTTCCTCAAAGAGTCGATGGACCTCAGGGTCTTCTCAGCCTTCCTCTCGCGCAAGGGCTCCGAGATCATCAGCGCGGACGCCGAGTAAATCGGCCCTACCCCGGCGACGAATCCGACCGCCCCGGAAATCCTCTCGACCCGCCCGACCCCGACGACCGATAACCCGAGAGGACCACCCAGTCTTCCGAGGGGCAATGTGCGATGGCGGGACGGACGGCCCCTGAGCGGAGGATCGACGGAACGACCGTCCGACGGCTCATGGGAGCGGCGATCGTCGTCCTGCTGGGCCTTTGCGTCCTGGTCGATTCCGCCGCCGCCCAGGGGATGAGTTCGGGTGGGACGCCTTCGACGGGAGAGGCCGAGGAGGGCGCACGCGGGTCGGCCCTCGGGCCGCTCGACGGCGGCGAGCCGGGCGACCCGGAGCGGTTCGGCGGCCTGCAAGGGGGCGCGGGACGCTCCGGGGGGACGACCGGATCGTCGGGACGGAGCCTGACGCAAGGGAGCCCCGGCGACCCGGACGAGTCGCTCCTCCCGCCGCCGATCGGATCGTCGGGCGCGAATCTCGGCGACGGCTCGCCGGGTGCCTCTGGGCCGGGCCTGCTGGGGGGCCGCCTCGGCCGTGCCGCGATCCCCAACATCCGGCCCGGCGGCGGATCGCAACAGGGCCGGGCCTCGCCGCTGGCAGGGCGGATCCAGAAGGAACGGACCGATGTCGAGCCCCTGGACTTCGACGCGGGCACTCTCGCCAAACGTCCGAGGCTCGAACTCCCCTCGACGCCCGACGATCCAGGCCCCGCAGAGGGCCTGACCCTTGATGCGGCCCTGGATCGGATGCTGCAATGCAACCTCAACATCGTGGCCCTCCGCTATGAGATCCCCAAGGCCGACGCCGACCTGCTGACCGCCGGCCTGCGGAGCAATCCCATCCTCTACGCCGACGTGCAGGGAGCCCCCTACGGGCGATACACCGAGGAACGCCCCGGCGGCGGGGGACTGCCGCAATACGACGTGAACATCTCCGTACCACTGGACGTCAGCCGGAAGCGCAAGGCCAGGATGGAGGTCGCCGCGAAGGCCAGGAAGGTCACCGAGGCCCAGCTGCTGGACGAGCTGCGCAGGATGACCGAGCAGCTCTATACGGCCTACGTCAACGCCCTCGCCGCGCGTGAGACGGTCCGCTACAGCCAGGCCTACCGCGACGGGATCACCACGATCCTGGACGCCACCGAACGCCGCCGGGACCAGGCCGAGGGCCAAGATCGCGAGGACCTCGACGAGGCCGTCGCCGAGTTGCGCAGCCGCGCCAGCCAGGCGGCGTTCCAGCTCAAGCAGGCGGAGCGGGCGTCGACCCGGACCCATCGAACGATCGGGCAGCTCCTCTTCATGCCTGGCAACGAGATCCGGTCGCTCCGGCTCCGCGGGCGGCTCCGCGAGGATGTCCCGATCCCCGACGACGCCAGCCTCGTCCGCACGGCCCTGGAGCACCGGCCGGATCTGGCCGCCTATCGCCTGGGGCTCCTTCGCGCCGGGGCCGACGTCCGGCTCGCGCGCGCCAACCGCTATTCGGACGTCTACGCGGTCTATCAGCCCTACACCTTCCAGGACGGCCAGTATCAGGGCGTGAAGAGCGCGCGGTCGTACGGCTTCGGCGTCAACATCGCACTGCCGATGTTCAACCGCAACCAGGGCAACATCCGCCGCGCCGAGGCGAACGTCGCCCAGACGCAGGCCGAGGCGCAGGCCCTCGAATACGAGATCATCCGCGAGGTCGAGGATCAGGCCCAGGACCTCCGCGACACCCTGGCCTCCGTCGAGGAACTGGAGCGGGACGGCCTCACCGCCGCCCGCAAAAGCCGCGACGCGGCGTTCCGGGCCTTCCAGGCCGATCCCTCTCGAGCCGGCGACTTCCTGGGAGAGCAGCAGGACTTCGACGAGGTCGTCCAGCAGTATCGCAACGCCCTGATCGAGCTGCGACAGGACATGCTCGACCTGAACATATCCACCGGAGTCAAGATGTTCCCCTAGCCCGCCCGGCGCAGCCTGGCGGGCCGTCGCCGGTCGGGATAAGCTCGGCGAGGTGCGAACGGAGCGCTTCGGAGTCGATCGGGGTCGAAACGGGGGCGAGGCCATGTCGAACGAGTCGTGCACGCCGGATTCCGGCTGCTGCGGGCCGAACCGCAGGCGGTTCATCCAGGTCATAGGCCTCGGCGCGGGGGCGGTGCTCGCGGGGGGCCGACCCAACGGGGCGATGGCCGGTCCCTTCGACGCGAAGGACTTCGAACGACTCGTCCCCGCCGACAAGAAGCTCGATCCCGCCTGGGTCCGCTCGCTCTTCGAACGCGGGCGGCCGACCGTTCATCAAGGGTCGGATCTCGACCTGATCGGCATGCCGATCGGCGGCCTCTGCGCGGGGCAGCTCTACCTGGGGGGAGACGGTACGCTCTGGCACTGGGACGTCTTCAACGAGACGATCCGCACCAACGAGG includes:
- a CDS encoding DUF1559 domain-containing protein yields the protein MPPFPAPRPLRRGFTLIELLVVIAIIAVLIALLLPAVQSAREAARRIQCRNNLKQLGLAMHQYLSVYNVLPKGGPGGIVSPSVLASPAGHELRVLSWGSAMLPYMDQAPIYNAINQTRWYVQDENLTASQARLSTFLCPSNPAGDVGKPNGDDPTSPVMGRNDYGGNWGERALRCYPASNCQNNYGTSAGEGRGVIMHRDEPNITLMDIPDGTTYTAVLGEAPNALHGLWMGHKNFFDQSAPLNARYSSSPTGTFASCQVMNTDKRKGQLGCDFGQEFHSYHVGGANFLMVDGSVRFLKESMDLRVFSAFLSRKGSEIISADAE
- a CDS encoding TolC family protein, whose translation is MAGRTAPERRIDGTTVRRLMGAAIVVLLGLCVLVDSAAAQGMSSGGTPSTGEAEEGARGSALGPLDGGEPGDPERFGGLQGGAGRSGGTTGSSGRSLTQGSPGDPDESLLPPPIGSSGANLGDGSPGASGPGLLGGRLGRAAIPNIRPGGGSQQGRASPLAGRIQKERTDVEPLDFDAGTLAKRPRLELPSTPDDPGPAEGLTLDAALDRMLQCNLNIVALRYEIPKADADLLTAGLRSNPILYADVQGAPYGRYTEERPGGGGLPQYDVNISVPLDVSRKRKARMEVAAKARKVTEAQLLDELRRMTEQLYTAYVNALAARETVRYSQAYRDGITTILDATERRRDQAEGQDREDLDEAVAELRSRASQAAFQLKQAERASTRTHRTIGQLLFMPGNEIRSLRLRGRLREDVPIPDDASLVRTALEHRPDLAAYRLGLLRAGADVRLARANRYSDVYAVYQPYTFQDGQYQGVKSARSYGFGVNIALPMFNRNQGNIRRAEANVAQTQAEAQALEYEIIREVEDQAQDLRDTLASVEELERDGLTAARKSRDAAFRAFQADPSRAGDFLGEQQDFDEVVQQYRNALIELRQDMLDLNISTGVKMFP